In the Candidatus Cloacimonas acidaminovorans str. Evry genome, one interval contains:
- the arsB gene encoding ACR3 family arsenite efflux transporter, whose translation MQQTTEISKGISFFEKYLTFWVIICMAVGVLIGKYIPEIPYFLRKFEFAQVSIPIAVLIWLMIYPMMMKVDFASIKNVGKNPQGLIVTWIVNWLIKPFTMYAIAWFFFYIVFKSVIPANLAKDYLAGAILLGAAPCTAMVFVWSHLTNGKPAYTVVQVATNDLIILVAFTPIVALLMGISGIKIPWDTLILSVILFVVIPLAGGATTRYSVIKHRGEDYFLKTFIPKFNNVTISGLLLTLVIIFAFQGEVIINNPLHIILIAIPLTIQTYLIFFISYIFTKQIKLPHNIAAPAALVGASNFFELAVAVAISLFGADSPVALATTVGVLVEVPVMLNLVSIANKTRQWFIPAN comes from the coding sequence ATGCAACAGACAACAGAAATAAGTAAAGGAATCAGTTTTTTTGAAAAGTATCTAACCTTTTGGGTGATTATATGTATGGCAGTTGGTGTTCTAATAGGAAAATATATTCCTGAAATACCTTATTTTCTGCGAAAATTTGAATTTGCTCAGGTTTCAATTCCGATTGCCGTTCTTATTTGGTTAATGATCTATCCGATGATGATGAAGGTTGATTTTGCCAGCATTAAAAATGTAGGTAAAAATCCTCAGGGATTAATTGTTACCTGGATTGTAAATTGGTTAATTAAACCTTTCACAATGTATGCTATTGCCTGGTTTTTCTTTTATATTGTATTTAAATCTGTTATACCTGCAAATTTAGCAAAAGATTATCTTGCTGGAGCCATTTTGTTGGGTGCTGCACCTTGCACAGCGATGGTTTTTGTCTGGAGCCATTTAACTAATGGTAAACCTGCTTATACGGTAGTTCAGGTAGCTACAAACGATTTGATAATTCTGGTCGCCTTCACACCTATTGTAGCATTACTTATGGGCATTAGTGGAATAAAAATCCCTTGGGATACATTAATTCTCTCCGTTATCTTATTCGTTGTTATTCCTTTAGCTGGAGGAGCAACAACGCGATATTCAGTGATAAAACATAGGGGAGAGGATTATTTCCTGAAAACCTTTATTCCCAAATTCAATAATGTTACTATTAGCGGTTTGTTGCTTACCCTTGTTATTATCTTTGCTTTTCAGGGAGAAGTTATTATCAATAATCCTCTTCATATTATCCTCATAGCCATTCCACTGACGATTCAGACCTATTTAATCTTCTTTATAAGCTATATATTCACCAAACAAATAAAATTACCCCATAATATTGCTGCACCAGCAGCTTTAGTTGGAGCATCCAATTTCTTTGAACTTGCAGTGGCAGTAGCTATATCTCTTTTCGGAGCGGATTCACCTGTTGCCTTGGCTACAACTGTAGGTGTTTTAGTTGAAGTTCCCGTTATGCTTAATCTGGTAAGTATAGCTAATAAAACCAGGCAGTGGTTTATTCCTGCAAATTAG
- a CDS encoding Ldh family oxidoreductase, translating into MKYLPVDVLQSFMQEVFIKLGVPEEEAQICSDVLIASDLKGIESHGIGRLKMYYDRIKAGIQNPVTNIDVLRDKCATAVWDGNNGMGQVISKKAMQAAIDKAEKYGLGAVAVRNSTHFGICGYYAEMAIRQNMIGLVFSNARPSICPTNGVSPILGTNPICFGAPTDLPYPFLYDAATSISQRGKVEQLAREEKETPLGWAIDLEGKPYTDTKGLLIDLLKQKAAMLPLGGTEEITGSHKGYGLATAVEILCASLQKGNYLNGLLGEDENGKPAPYRLGHFFMAINIEFFTDLVDFKKITTSICKDLQNSQLFPGKNRIYVAGEKEYEIEQKVRKQGIPIIPNLEKNIRIIQDELGLNLLNLD; encoded by the coding sequence ATGAAATATTTGCCTGTTGATGTTCTGCAGAGTTTTATGCAAGAGGTATTTATTAAACTTGGAGTTCCAGAAGAAGAGGCACAAATTTGCAGCGATGTGTTAATAGCCAGTGATTTAAAAGGCATTGAATCTCATGGAATCGGTCGCCTAAAAATGTATTATGATCGTATAAAAGCCGGAATTCAAAATCCCGTAACTAACATTGATGTCCTCCGCGATAAATGCGCTACTGCCGTTTGGGATGGAAATAATGGAATGGGACAAGTAATAAGTAAAAAAGCAATGCAAGCAGCAATTGACAAAGCTGAAAAATATGGTTTGGGTGCTGTTGCCGTTCGTAATTCCACTCATTTTGGAATTTGCGGTTATTATGCAGAAATGGCTATTCGGCAAAATATGATCGGACTTGTTTTTTCCAATGCCCGACCTTCCATTTGCCCTACAAATGGTGTTTCTCCTATTTTAGGGACTAACCCTATATGTTTTGGAGCGCCTACCGATTTACCCTATCCTTTTTTATACGATGCTGCAACTTCTATTTCCCAAAGAGGTAAGGTAGAACAACTGGCTCGCGAGGAAAAAGAAACTCCTCTTGGCTGGGCTATTGATTTGGAAGGAAAACCCTATACGGATACAAAAGGTCTGCTGATTGATTTGCTAAAACAAAAAGCTGCAATGTTACCCTTAGGTGGAACAGAAGAAATTACCGGAAGTCATAAAGGTTATGGACTGGCAACTGCTGTAGAAATTCTCTGCGCTTCCTTACAAAAAGGAAATTACTTGAACGGTTTATTGGGAGAAGATGAAAACGGAAAGCCAGCTCCCTACCGTTTGGGACACTTCTTTATGGCTATTAATATTGAATTTTTCACGGATTTGGTGGACTTTAAAAAAATAACAACTTCTATTTGCAAGGACTTACAAAACTCCCAACTTTTCCCCGGAAAAAACAGAATCTATGTAGCCGGTGAAAAAGAATACGAAATAGAGCAAAAAGTGCGTAAACAAGGCATTCCTATTATTCCTAACCTGGAAAAGAATATTAGAATAATACAGGATGAACTGGGCTTAAATTTACTGAATTTAGATTGA
- a CDS encoding aminotransferase class I/II-fold pyridoxal phosphate-dependent enzyme, whose amino-acid sequence MSLLDKCYKFTDARKVMAMGYYPYFREITSEQDTEVMCNGKKMLMLGSNSYLGLTNHPKVKEAAIKAIQKYGSGCAGSRFLNGTLDIHLELENELAKLVGKEEAICYPTGYQANLGCISTMVGKNEYIITDKYDHASIIDGAILAEGKMLRYKHNDMASLERILKEIKGRNSLIVVDGIFSMEGDIANLSVIIELAEKYNAEVMVDEAHSLGVLGNKGAGTTAHFGLTDKTAFIMGTFSKSLASVGGFIAADEAIIHYLKHKSRALIFSASLPPASTASVLAALKIMQEEPERIAKLWENTNYMLKEFQSMGYNTGASCTPVVPLHIGNMMTTFNMWRRLGEEGVFINPVVPPAVPPSSCLIRTSFMATHTKDQLDMALEKFRMIGKELNII is encoded by the coding sequence GTGAGTTTACTGGATAAATGTTACAAGTTTACAGACGCACGTAAAGTGATGGCTATGGGTTATTATCCCTATTTTCGGGAAATTACTTCCGAGCAAGATACGGAAGTTATGTGTAATGGTAAAAAAATGTTGATGTTGGGTTCTAATAGTTATTTGGGCTTAACTAATCATCCCAAAGTGAAAGAAGCAGCCATAAAAGCTATTCAAAAATATGGTAGTGGCTGTGCAGGAAGTCGTTTTTTAAACGGAACCTTAGATATTCATCTGGAACTGGAAAACGAACTGGCAAAATTGGTCGGTAAAGAAGAAGCAATTTGTTATCCAACAGGTTACCAGGCAAATTTAGGGTGTATTTCCACTATGGTAGGTAAAAATGAATATATTATTACTGATAAATACGATCATGCCTCAATAATAGATGGCGCTATTCTTGCCGAAGGGAAAATGCTGCGTTACAAACATAACGATATGGCTTCTTTGGAACGCATTCTTAAGGAGATTAAAGGCAGGAATTCTTTAATTGTTGTAGATGGTATCTTTTCTATGGAAGGGGATATAGCAAATCTTTCGGTAATAATTGAACTGGCGGAAAAATATAATGCTGAAGTTATGGTTGATGAAGCACATTCTTTAGGTGTTTTGGGAAATAAGGGAGCAGGAACTACTGCTCATTTTGGTTTAACTGATAAAACAGCATTTATTATGGGCACATTCAGCAAGTCCCTGGCATCTGTAGGTGGCTTTATTGCTGCCGATGAAGCAATTATTCATTACTTAAAACATAAATCCCGGGCTCTTATTTTTTCGGCATCACTTCCTCCTGCATCAACTGCCAGCGTTTTAGCAGCGCTTAAAATTATGCAGGAAGAGCCCGAAAGAATTGCCAAACTTTGGGAAAATACGAATTATATGCTGAAAGAATTTCAGTCAATGGGTTATAATACCGGAGCCAGTTGCACTCCTGTTGTTCCGTTACATATAGGGAATATGATGACTACTTTTAATATGTGGCGTCGGCTTGGAGAAGAAGGTGTTTTTATAAATCCTGTAGTTCCTCCTGCTGTTCCTCCCAGTTCCTGTTTAATTAGGACATCTTTTATGGCAACACATACTAAAGATCAGCTTGATATGGCTCTGGAAAAATTCAGAATGATTGGCAAGGAACTAAATATCATTTAA
- a CDS encoding type III PLP-dependent enzyme, which yields MYKEQYTFNISRFMDEERFEKIISFAKDIPTPCLIVDLDIVRNKYLELQASMPNYKIYYAVKANPMLEVIMLLNELGANFDLASPYELDQMLNLGIEPSRLSFGNTIKKVNDIKYFYEKGVRLFATDSKLDLANLAKYAPGSKVLFRILTEGTGADWPLSRKFGSHPDTIYHLIVKAAKMNLQPWGISFHVGSQQRDIGQWDDAVARCKYLFDAVAEEGIELKMINIGGGFPANYVDPTFSIQEYATEIQRFITEDFGDNLPEIILEPGRSLVADAGVIVSEVINVARKSKNNLYQWVYLDIGKFGGLIETIDESIKFPIYFPRKGLAEEIILAGPTCDSMDILYEHYRYRMPEGTVPGDRVYIFTTGAYTQSYSSVNFNGFPPLKAVIFEEK from the coding sequence TTGTATAAGGAACAGTATACATTCAATATCAGTCGTTTTATGGACGAAGAGCGATTTGAAAAAATTATATCATTTGCTAAAGATATCCCCACTCCTTGTTTGATTGTGGACTTGGATATAGTTCGTAATAAGTATTTGGAACTGCAGGCAAGTATGCCTAATTATAAAATTTACTATGCAGTTAAGGCAAATCCTATGCTGGAAGTTATTATGTTATTGAATGAACTTGGTGCCAATTTTGATCTTGCTTCTCCTTATGAACTTGATCAGATGTTGAATTTAGGAATTGAGCCCTCCCGTTTAAGTTTTGGCAATACCATTAAAAAAGTTAACGATATCAAATACTTTTACGAAAAAGGTGTCCGTCTTTTTGCTACTGACAGCAAGCTTGATCTTGCTAACCTGGCAAAATATGCTCCTGGTTCAAAGGTCTTATTTCGGATTTTAACGGAAGGAACTGGCGCTGATTGGCCCCTATCCAGAAAATTTGGTTCACATCCTGATACTATATATCATTTAATTGTGAAAGCGGCAAAGATGAATTTACAGCCCTGGGGAATTTCTTTTCATGTGGGCTCTCAACAACGAGATATAGGGCAATGGGACGATGCTGTAGCTCGTTGTAAATATCTTTTTGATGCTGTTGCCGAAGAAGGAATTGAACTGAAAATGATTAATATCGGAGGTGGTTTTCCTGCCAACTATGTTGATCCCACTTTTTCTATTCAGGAATATGCTACGGAAATTCAGCGTTTTATTACAGAGGATTTTGGTGATAACCTTCCGGAAATTATTTTGGAACCAGGTCGTTCTCTGGTTGCAGATGCTGGTGTGATTGTATCCGAAGTAATTAATGTAGCTCGTAAATCCAAAAATAATCTTTATCAATGGGTGTATTTAGATATAGGAAAATTTGGCGGTTTAATTGAAACCATTGATGAATCCATAAAATTCCCCATCTATTTTCCGCGTAAAGGTTTGGCGGAAGAGATTATATTAGCTGGTCCTACTTGTGACAGTATGGATATTCTCTATGAGCATTATCGTTATCGGATGCCCGAAGGAACCGTTCCCGGAGATAGAGTTTACATTTTTACTACCGGTGCTTACACGCAAAGCTATTCCAGCGTTAATTTTAATGGCTTTCCTCCCTTGAAAGCTGTTATTTTTGAAGAAAAATAA
- a CDS encoding cyclic nucleotide-binding domain-containing protein encodes MLKDIFAWMKTIWKKPDKYADLKKFPVLSELSSFELYLLNNFLHKRNFNRGELLYDKDHPLEVIYFIFSGEVEVTGPTYPKGRYVIRELQILGLIDMFKEETRSSSATALTEVTAYAVSRYDLSDLFRQNPNLGVKMLTAFCQTLSNYIFNISSPESAKEL; translated from the coding sequence GTGCTTAAAGATATATTTGCCTGGATGAAAACAATCTGGAAAAAACCGGATAAATATGCCGACTTAAAAAAGTTTCCTGTTTTAAGTGAACTCAGTTCTTTTGAGCTTTATTTGCTCAATAACTTTTTGCATAAGCGCAATTTTAACAGAGGAGAGTTGCTTTATGATAAAGATCATCCTCTGGAAGTGATTTATTTTATTTTTTCCGGAGAAGTGGAAGTAACAGGACCTACTTATCCTAAAGGTCGCTATGTTATTCGCGAGTTACAAATTTTAGGTTTGATTGATATGTTTAAAGAAGAAACCCGCAGCAGTTCAGCAACCGCATTAACAGAAGTAACTGCTTATGCTGTTTCCCGTTATGACTTGAGTGATTTGTTCCGGCAGAATCCTAATTTAGGTGTTAAAATGTTAACTGCCTTCTGTCAAACCTTGAGCAATTATATTTTTAATATTTCATCTCCGGAAAGCGCAAAAGAACTATGA
- a CDS encoding phosphoenolpyruvate carboxykinase (ATP): MASKSSVEYYSNIKEMSPIRAIAETLMNNHLVRKVDIREAYELAKNQPGVSVTDLPMYPEFVKLHNLPADAKVINDCHGNIVGRTAKARRFYHRLSPSLKNKLESDFREAVWQMQHYPLIKAEAVLGMDKDLMLKATFVTTESDAANLFFWLLNFAPYESLKEEYEASPKLPIQDIILVAFNEWTCDDDFYNNVGAPQLALVDEKHNVMVNLGMRYFGERKKGTLTMAWTSGIRIGMAACHGGIKEIDFSTCVNPEYHKLGKRSIAFYGLSGTGKSSHTNNADNAGTLPEGFSKVVLHDDAFQIDLENKLCRVWEPTLFDKTDSRTVDHPDWKYTLALMNHTVLDVNGKLIPYGQDIRNSNGRALFDRSLLGKYVNRCAFPKALVWLMKDSILPPALKLEDKYLAIAMGAALMTQRNRAENVAEEELNKLVFEPFANPFRVYELYRDVEAFLKVADTGADFYCFNSRGYWRESDDILEPIPLNTSLTLQTAILMDQLQWEPWDLLPGSMIPTKESVEAILPGYYDRYHSNLRINYDKYIAVMKDRFQQRKDFLKSSDLTERPEIQEKLIQSLQVNAD, from the coding sequence ATGGCAAGCAAGAGCAGTGTGGAATATTATTCCAACATTAAAGAAATGTCTCCTATCAGAGCTATTGCCGAAACCCTGATGAATAACCATTTAGTTCGGAAAGTGGATATTCGCGAGGCATACGAACTGGCAAAAAATCAACCCGGCGTAAGTGTTACCGATTTGCCTATGTATCCGGAGTTTGTAAAGCTGCATAATCTGCCTGCAGATGCAAAAGTTATCAACGATTGTCATGGTAACATTGTTGGCAGAACCGCTAAAGCCCGCAGATTTTACCATAGGTTAAGTCCTTCCCTGAAAAATAAGCTGGAAAGTGATTTTCGGGAAGCAGTGTGGCAAATGCAACATTATCCATTAATTAAAGCCGAAGCAGTTTTGGGGATGGATAAAGACCTGATGCTGAAAGCTACTTTTGTAACTACTGAAAGTGATGCTGCCAATCTTTTCTTTTGGCTGTTGAATTTTGCCCCTTATGAATCGTTGAAAGAGGAATATGAGGCAAGTCCCAAGCTTCCTATTCAGGATATTATTCTGGTTGCTTTCAATGAATGGACTTGTGATGACGATTTTTACAACAATGTAGGGGCACCACAACTGGCTTTGGTGGATGAAAAACACAATGTTATGGTTAATCTCGGAATGCGTTATTTTGGGGAACGGAAAAAGGGAACTTTAACTATGGCTTGGACTTCCGGCATCAGAATCGGGATGGCTGCCTGTCATGGAGGAATTAAAGAAATTGATTTCAGCACTTGTGTAAATCCTGAATATCATAAATTGGGTAAAAGGTCTATCGCTTTTTATGGACTTTCCGGAACAGGAAAATCCAGCCATACCAATAATGCGGATAATGCAGGAACCTTGCCTGAGGGCTTTTCCAAGGTTGTTTTACACGATGATGCTTTCCAGATTGATTTGGAAAATAAGCTATGTCGCGTTTGGGAACCGACTTTATTTGATAAAACGGATAGCCGAACCGTTGATCATCCCGACTGGAAATATACTCTGGCTTTGATGAATCATACGGTTTTGGATGTTAATGGCAAACTTATTCCTTACGGACAGGATATTCGTAATTCCAATGGCAGAGCCCTTTTTGACCGTTCACTATTGGGAAAATATGTGAACCGCTGTGCTTTTCCCAAAGCATTGGTTTGGCTGATGAAGGATTCTATTTTGCCACCTGCCTTAAAATTGGAGGATAAATATTTGGCAATAGCTATGGGAGCCGCTTTAATGACTCAGCGTAATCGTGCGGAAAATGTTGCCGAAGAAGAACTTAACAAGCTCGTTTTTGAACCCTTTGCCAATCCATTTCGGGTGTATGAACTCTATCGCGATGTGGAAGCATTTTTAAAAGTGGCTGATACAGGTGCGGATTTTTACTGCTTTAATTCGCGTGGCTATTGGAGGGAATCGGACGATATCCTGGAACCGATACCTCTAAATACTTCGCTAACTCTGCAAACCGCTATTTTAATGGACCAGCTGCAATGGGAACCCTGGGATTTATTACCTGGCTCTATGATTCCTACAAAAGAATCCGTTGAGGCAATTTTACCAGGCTATTACGACAGATATCATTCCAACCTGCGTATTAACTACGATAAATATATTGCCGTAATGAAAGACAGATTCCAGCAAAGAAAGGACTTTTTAAAGAGCAGTGATTTAACTGAAAGACCGGAAATTCAGGAAAAATTGATACAGTCATTACAGGTAAATGCTGATTAA
- a CDS encoding AI-2E family transporter, producing the protein MNWTKWIFYSLLLALIVLGLFFYHPIIYYLIYAFIFSYILDPFVSWFERKRFPRWLAVLTIYLIIAGIIALFTSRLVPALVQQGNNLFNILSSGEQLTGQYIITLPFIRRIYEFLQELDAQIPGLGMAPKLIEILDQANVFLAKIPKLLIDNYKKIFSTISIIFTVPLISFFLLKDKYKLRKGIVKMFSNRYFELCIIMMRKIDSTIGNFLRAILFEIIAVGILASTALTIVGVPYSILIGATAGVANIIPYFGPFLGGALAVVTVLFNGGTILSAITVILAMYIVQLIDNNIVYPVVVGGTINMHPLLVLLTLIAGGWYGGILWMLISVPLVYLTYNLIKVLYTNLKGFKII; encoded by the coding sequence ATGAACTGGACGAAGTGGATTTTTTATAGTTTATTACTGGCTCTGATTGTGCTGGGATTGTTTTTTTACCATCCCATAATTTACTATTTAATTTATGCCTTTATTTTTTCCTATATTCTTGATCCTTTTGTCAGTTGGTTTGAGAGAAAAAGGTTTCCTCGTTGGCTTGCAGTGTTGACAATTTATCTAATAATTGCGGGAATTATTGCCTTGTTTACTTCTCGTTTGGTTCCGGCTTTAGTTCAACAAGGGAACAACCTTTTTAATATTTTAAGCAGTGGGGAACAGCTAACCGGGCAATATATTATAACCTTACCTTTTATCAGAAGGATATACGAATTTTTACAGGAATTGGATGCTCAAATTCCCGGTTTGGGAATGGCACCTAAGCTGATAGAAATATTAGACCAAGCCAATGTCTTTTTGGCTAAAATTCCTAAGTTACTGATAGATAACTATAAAAAGATATTTTCCACAATCTCTATTATTTTCACGGTTCCCCTGATTTCTTTCTTTCTCTTGAAGGATAAATACAAATTGAGGAAGGGCATTGTAAAAATGTTTAGCAACCGTTATTTTGAACTCTGTATCATTATGATGCGGAAAATAGACAGCACCATAGGTAACTTTTTGCGAGCTATCTTGTTTGAAATAATAGCAGTTGGCATTTTAGCTTCTACTGCCTTAACGATTGTGGGAGTGCCATATTCCATTTTAATTGGTGCTACGGCAGGAGTGGCAAATATAATACCTTATTTCGGACCTTTTTTAGGGGGTGCTTTAGCCGTGGTAACAGTTCTGTTTAATGGTGGCACTATTCTTTCTGCAATCACCGTAATTCTGGCGATGTATATCGTGCAGTTGATTGATAATAATATTGTTTACCCTGTTGTTGTAGGCGGAACTATTAATATGCATCCTTTGTTAGTTCTTCTTACTTTAATTGCCGGGGGCTGGTATGGAGGCATTCTCTGGATGCTTATTTCGGTGCCCCTTGTGTATTTAACATATAATCTGATTAAAGTTTTGTATACTAACCTAAAAGGTTTCAAAATCATATAA
- the mnmA gene encoding tRNA 2-thiouridine(34) synthase MnmA, whose protein sequence is MQKKTSVAVGISGGIDSAMTAYLLQESGYRVIGITMQTYDENIEMDKTLKSGCFGPAQEENILSASLLWRKLGIEHYIIPLQEEFRHKVIDYFCETYIKGKTPNPCLVCNAYIKFALLPEKAHSLGLEFDYFATGHYAKIGFNNTLKRYQIRKAKDANKDQSYFLAFLSQEQLAQTLFPLGDYTKQEIKKMAIGKGFTELVERKESQDFLQSSDLEVLFKPEDFNPGEIIDMQGKVIGKHKGIINYTIGQRRNLGISGMPEPYYVLQIDAENNRIVLGPKEYLFKKKCSATDMNWVSLPAPEKKFRAKAKIRQQHSPADCIVTPINDNTIEVVFKEPQLSITPGQGLVLYLDDLLLGGGFIAFSNNEDVETKDLEGFRRGES, encoded by the coding sequence ATGCAGAAAAAAACAAGTGTGGCAGTAGGAATCAGTGGAGGGATTGACTCCGCGATGACTGCTTATTTACTTCAAGAAAGCGGTTATAGAGTAATTGGCATCACTATGCAAACTTATGATGAAAACATAGAAATGGATAAAACATTAAAAAGTGGCTGTTTTGGTCCCGCGCAAGAAGAAAATATTTTATCAGCTTCTCTGCTTTGGCGAAAATTGGGAATTGAGCATTATATTATTCCTTTGCAGGAAGAATTTCGGCATAAGGTAATTGATTATTTTTGTGAGACATACATAAAAGGAAAGACACCAAATCCCTGTTTGGTCTGTAATGCCTATATCAAATTTGCCTTGCTACCTGAAAAAGCGCATTCATTGGGACTGGAATTTGATTATTTTGCTACAGGTCATTATGCCAAAATCGGGTTTAATAATACCCTTAAACGCTATCAGATAAGAAAAGCAAAGGATGCAAACAAAGATCAATCCTATTTTTTGGCTTTTCTATCTCAGGAACAACTGGCGCAAACCCTTTTTCCTTTAGGGGATTATACTAAGCAGGAAATAAAAAAAATGGCAATAGGAAAGGGCTTTACTGAGCTTGTTGAGCGCAAGGAAAGCCAGGATTTTTTGCAAAGTTCGGATCTGGAAGTCCTTTTCAAACCTGAGGACTTTAATCCGGGAGAAATTATTGATATGCAAGGTAAAGTTATCGGAAAGCACAAGGGAATTATAAATTACACTATCGGTCAGAGACGAAATTTGGGAATAAGCGGTATGCCTGAACCCTATTATGTTTTGCAAATTGATGCGGAGAATAACAGAATTGTTTTGGGTCCTAAGGAATATTTGTTTAAAAAGAAATGTTCAGCAACGGATATGAACTGGGTTTCTCTTCCTGCACCCGAAAAAAAATTTAGGGCAAAAGCCAAAATACGACAGCAACATTCTCCAGCTGATTGTATTGTAACCCCTATAAATGATAACACTATAGAAGTAGTTTTTAAGGAACCGCAACTTTCCATTACTCCGGGACAGGGGCTGGTTTTATATTTGGATGATTTACTTTTGGGAGGTGGATTTATAGCATTTTCAAATAATGAGGATGTAGAGACAAAAGATTTAGAGGGTTTTAGAAGGGGAGAAAGCTAA
- the surE gene encoding 5'/3'-nucleotidase SurE, with product MKILLVNDDGILAPGIRTLAEELKNAGHKITIVAPDSERSAASHSLSIRKELIVKKIAENEYAVSGTPVDCSVIALQKILTEPVDLIISGINAGQNMGEDVLYSGTVGAAMEAALLGNRAIAVSINSYKNQRFEVAAYWMRKLLDLGIDKQAEAFGVLNINIPNLPLEEIKGIRLTRTGHRKYYNFVKIIKENEDGFVYEVGGDIPVWDNETGTDAEAVNNGYISLTPLGFELTRSETFPRILNWLEENELLQLER from the coding sequence TTGAAGATATTATTGGTTAATGATGACGGTATTTTAGCTCCCGGAATAAGAACTTTAGCGGAAGAGCTGAAAAATGCCGGACATAAAATTACGATTGTAGCTCCGGATAGTGAAAGAAGTGCAGCATCGCATTCTTTGAGTATCCGAAAAGAGCTAATAGTAAAAAAAATCGCTGAAAATGAATATGCCGTCAGTGGAACACCTGTTGATTGTTCTGTTATTGCGTTACAAAAAATCCTTACCGAGCCGGTGGATTTAATTATTTCGGGAATTAATGCGGGTCAGAATATGGGAGAAGATGTTTTATATTCTGGAACAGTTGGAGCAGCAATGGAAGCAGCTCTTTTAGGAAATCGGGCAATAGCTGTTTCCATAAATTCTTATAAAAATCAAAGATTTGAGGTAGCAGCTTACTGGATGCGTAAATTGCTGGATTTAGGCATTGATAAACAAGCTGAAGCGTTTGGTGTTTTGAATATTAATATTCCCAATCTTCCTCTGGAAGAGATTAAAGGTATTCGTTTAACCCGTACAGGTCATCGTAAGTATTATAATTTTGTTAAGATTATTAAAGAAAATGAAGATGGTTTTGTTTACGAAGTAGGAGGTGATATTCCTGTTTGGGATAATGAAACAGGAACCGATGCAGAAGCGGTTAATAACGGTTATATATCTTTAACTCCTTTGGGCTTTGAACTTACAAGAAGCGAGACCTTTCCCAGGATTCTTAACTGGCTGGAAGAAAATGAATTACTGCAATTGGAGAGATGA
- a CDS encoding protein-L-isoaspartate(D-aspartate) O-methyltransferase: protein MRFEDQRIRLVNELKLEGITSPVVLNAFAKVPREYYVLPEYRDYAYQNRPLPIKEGQTISQPLMIAIMLQLLDLQPTDIVLEIGTGSGYQSALLAEIVKEVCTVERLETLSLNAQKILRNAGYNNIYFRIGDGYSGWQKAYPPHKEFDKILVSAAAREVPKHLVEQLKTGGKMAIPIGKTGFQILYIVTKTEDGLDIAEAGGCSFVPLVCDDKTLR from the coding sequence ATGCGTTTTGAGGATCAACGGATAAGATTGGTAAACGAATTAAAGTTGGAAGGAATAACTTCTCCGGTTGTTTTAAATGCTTTTGCCAAAGTGCCACGAGAGTATTATGTTTTACCTGAATATCGTGATTACGCATATCAAAACCGTCCCTTACCCATAAAAGAAGGTCAAACCATATCTCAACCTTTAATGATCGCAATTATGTTGCAGTTGCTTGATTTGCAACCCACGGATATTGTTTTGGAAATTGGCACCGGTAGTGGTTATCAAAGTGCCCTACTTGCAGAAATTGTTAAAGAGGTATGTACTGTAGAACGGTTGGAGACCCTTTCCCTAAATGCGCAGAAGATTTTACGCAATGCCGGTTATAACAATATTTATTTTCGGATTGGGGATGGTTACAGCGGTTGGCAAAAAGCATATCCTCCGCATAAGGAATTTGATAAAATATTGGTTTCTGCAGCAGCGCGGGAAGTTCCCAAACATTTAGTGGAACAATTAAAAACGGGAGGTAAAATGGCAATTCCCATAGGTAAAACCGGTTTTCAAATTTTGTATATAGTTACCAAAACAGAAGACGGATTGGACATTGCAGAAGCAGGAGGTTGTTCTTTTGTGCCTTTGGTTTGTGATGATAAGACATTGAGGTGA